A genomic region of Salvelinus namaycush isolate Seneca chromosome 7, SaNama_1.0, whole genome shotgun sequence contains the following coding sequences:
- the LOC120051370 gene encoding tetraspanin-3-like isoform X1 yields MGETRRRAVKIVIQITCQLLWLAGLVVGLSGMYLLLNYRHNGLFFAHTYIILPACLALASATLLLASGGLGIWVSLRKSALLQGVVSFCVYLRVSEYNKMYVFLLFIALMLCVLYSLGYSLSPYLLSWPFQFVYLLVMVFCLEATAAALAYVNAGKVDSELAPFSSVFQRYTGRSQDPYSDAVDATQKELQCCGIYDYRDWLATPWFNHSGRGSVPHSCCKSTYHTCNGTLELPGLLYPKGCQVKLEEALLFVLHLIIWSSLAVALVETVGFVSVAQLMRDQPLLEYGILDREWA; encoded by the exons ATGGGTGAAACAAGACGACGAGCTGTTAAAATAGTTATTCAGATAACTTGCCAACTTCTATGG CTGGCAGGTCTggtggtaggtctgagtggtatgtacctgttgttgaactacaGACACAATGGCCTCTTCTTTGCCCACACATACATCATCCTCCCAGCATGCCTAGCTCTGGCCAGCGCTACTCTCCTATTGGCCAGCGGAGGACTGGGCATCTGGGTGTCCCTCAGAAAGTCAGCCTTGCTACAGGGTGTGGTGAGTTTTTGTGTGTACTTGCGTGTGTCTGAatataataaaatgtatgtatttttGCTTTTCATAGCTCTGATGCTATGCGTCCTCTACAGTTTGGGATACAGCTTATCACCTTATCTGTTGTCAtggccatttcagtttgtctatcTGCTGGTCATGGTTTTCTGCCTGGAGGCAACTGCTGCTGCTCTGGCCTATGTCAACGCAGGAAAG GTGGATTCTGAGCTGGCTCCCTTCAGTAGTGTTTTTCAAAGATACACAGGAAGAAGTCAGGACCCATACTCTGATGCTGTGGATGCCACACAGAAAGAG TTACAGTGCTGTGGAATCTATGACTACCGTGACTGGTTGGCCACGCCCTGGTTTAACCACAGTGGGCGGGGCAGTGTACCTCACAGCTGCTGTAAATCCACCTACCACACCTGTAACGGTACCCTGGAGCTGCCCGGGCTACTATATCCaaag GGCTGCCAGGTGAAGCTGGAGGAGGCCTTGCTTTTTGTTCTGCATCTCATCATCTGGTCATCTCTGGCAGTGGCGCTAGTGGAG actgtaGGGTTTGTGAGTGTGGCTCAGCTGATGAGGGACCAGCCTCTGTTGGAGTATGGAATACTAGACAGGGAGTGGGCCTGA
- the LOC120051370 gene encoding tetraspanin-3-like isoform X3: MGETRRRAVKIVIQITCQLLWLAGLVVGLSGMYLLLNYRHNGLFFAHTYIILPACLALASATLLLASGGLGIWVSLRKSALLQGVFVYLLVMVFCLEATAAALAYVNAGKVDSELAPFSSVFQRYTGRSQDPYSDAVDATQKELQCCGIYDYRDWLATPWFNHSGRGSVPHSCCKSTYHTCNGTLELPGLLYPKGCQVKLEEALLFVLHLIIWSSLAVALVETVGFVSVAQLMRDQPLLEYGILDREWA; this comes from the exons ATGGGTGAAACAAGACGACGAGCTGTTAAAATAGTTATTCAGATAACTTGCCAACTTCTATGG CTGGCAGGTCTggtggtaggtctgagtggtatgtacctgttgttgaactacaGACACAATGGCCTCTTCTTTGCCCACACATACATCATCCTCCCAGCATGCCTAGCTCTGGCCAGCGCTACTCTCCTATTGGCCAGCGGAGGACTGGGCATCTGGGTGTCCCTCAGAAAGTCAGCCTTGCTACAGGGTGTG tttgtctatcTGCTGGTCATGGTTTTCTGCCTGGAGGCAACTGCTGCTGCTCTGGCCTATGTCAACGCAGGAAAG GTGGATTCTGAGCTGGCTCCCTTCAGTAGTGTTTTTCAAAGATACACAGGAAGAAGTCAGGACCCATACTCTGATGCTGTGGATGCCACACAGAAAGAG TTACAGTGCTGTGGAATCTATGACTACCGTGACTGGTTGGCCACGCCCTGGTTTAACCACAGTGGGCGGGGCAGTGTACCTCACAGCTGCTGTAAATCCACCTACCACACCTGTAACGGTACCCTGGAGCTGCCCGGGCTACTATATCCaaag GGCTGCCAGGTGAAGCTGGAGGAGGCCTTGCTTTTTGTTCTGCATCTCATCATCTGGTCATCTCTGGCAGTGGCGCTAGTGGAG actgtaGGGTTTGTGAGTGTGGCTCAGCTGATGAGGGACCAGCCTCTGTTGGAGTATGGAATACTAGACAGGGAGTGGGCCTGA
- the LOC120051370 gene encoding tetraspanin-3-like isoform X2: protein MGETRRRAVKIVIQITCQLLWLAGLVVGLSGMYLLLNYRHNGLFFAHTYIILPACLALASATLLLASGGLGIWVSLRKSALLQGVVSFCVYLRVSEYNKMYVFLLFIALMLCVLYSLGYSLSPYLLSWPFQFVYLLVMVFCLEATAAALAYVNAGKVDSELAPFSSVFQRYTGRSQDPYSDAVDATQKELQCCGIYDYRDWLATPWFNHSGRGSVPHSCCKSTYHTCNGTLELPGLLYPKGCQVKLEEALLFVLHLIIWSSLAVALVEVGTTRGHCGV, encoded by the exons ATGGGTGAAACAAGACGACGAGCTGTTAAAATAGTTATTCAGATAACTTGCCAACTTCTATGG CTGGCAGGTCTggtggtaggtctgagtggtatgtacctgttgttgaactacaGACACAATGGCCTCTTCTTTGCCCACACATACATCATCCTCCCAGCATGCCTAGCTCTGGCCAGCGCTACTCTCCTATTGGCCAGCGGAGGACTGGGCATCTGGGTGTCCCTCAGAAAGTCAGCCTTGCTACAGGGTGTGGTGAGTTTTTGTGTGTACTTGCGTGTGTCTGAatataataaaatgtatgtatttttGCTTTTCATAGCTCTGATGCTATGCGTCCTCTACAGTTTGGGATACAGCTTATCACCTTATCTGTTGTCAtggccatttcagtttgtctatcTGCTGGTCATGGTTTTCTGCCTGGAGGCAACTGCTGCTGCTCTGGCCTATGTCAACGCAGGAAAG GTGGATTCTGAGCTGGCTCCCTTCAGTAGTGTTTTTCAAAGATACACAGGAAGAAGTCAGGACCCATACTCTGATGCTGTGGATGCCACACAGAAAGAG TTACAGTGCTGTGGAATCTATGACTACCGTGACTGGTTGGCCACGCCCTGGTTTAACCACAGTGGGCGGGGCAGTGTACCTCACAGCTGCTGTAAATCCACCTACCACACCTGTAACGGTACCCTGGAGCTGCCCGGGCTACTATATCCaaag GGCTGCCAGGTGAAGCTGGAGGAGGCCTTGCTTTTTGTTCTGCATCTCATCATCTGGTCATCTCTGGCAGTGGCGCTAGTGGAGGTGGGAACCACTAGAGGGCACTGTGGGGTATAG